One genomic region from Haloterrigena gelatinilytica encodes:
- the arsB gene encoding ACR3 family arsenite efflux transporter — MSNATREHGPDCDCEGCGDPQSMDFLDKYLTVWIFAAMAVGVGLGYAAPSVTEPIQELHLVEIGLVAMMYPPLAKADYGRLPTVFRNWRVLGLSLVQNWLIGPTLMFGLAVFFFSGLVPGLPARPEYFLGLVFIGMARCIAMVLVWNELAEGSTEYVTGLVAFNSLFQIVTYGVYVWFFALFLPPVLGMESLAAEITTFNVTPEQVFWAIVVFLGIPFAGGILTRYVGTRAKSEEWYDEEFVPTIDPLTLVALLFTVVVMFATQGENIVAAPADVLLIAVPLTIYFVVMFLVSFGMGRGVGADYSTTTAIGFTAASNNFELAIAVAVAVFGVGSGVAFATVVGPLIEVPVLLALVHVALYFQRKLDWGGRGAGEPTVSTRETPTDD, encoded by the coding sequence ATGAGTAACGCGACTCGCGAACACGGCCCGGACTGCGACTGCGAGGGCTGCGGCGATCCGCAGTCGATGGACTTCCTCGACAAGTACCTGACCGTCTGGATCTTCGCCGCGATGGCCGTCGGCGTCGGCCTCGGCTACGCGGCGCCGTCGGTGACCGAGCCGATCCAGGAACTCCACCTCGTGGAGATCGGGCTCGTCGCCATGATGTACCCGCCGCTGGCGAAGGCGGACTACGGGCGGCTCCCGACGGTGTTTCGCAACTGGCGCGTGCTCGGGTTGAGCCTCGTCCAGAACTGGCTGATCGGCCCGACGCTGATGTTCGGGCTCGCGGTGTTCTTCTTCAGCGGCCTCGTTCCCGGCCTGCCCGCGCGACCCGAGTACTTTCTGGGACTCGTGTTCATCGGGATGGCCCGGTGTATCGCGATGGTGCTCGTCTGGAACGAACTGGCGGAGGGATCGACCGAGTACGTGACCGGGTTGGTCGCCTTCAACAGTCTCTTCCAGATCGTCACCTACGGCGTCTACGTCTGGTTTTTCGCCCTGTTCCTGCCGCCGGTACTCGGCATGGAGTCGCTCGCCGCCGAAATCACGACGTTCAACGTGACGCCCGAACAGGTGTTCTGGGCGATCGTCGTCTTCCTCGGCATCCCCTTCGCCGGGGGAATCCTCACCCGATACGTCGGCACGCGAGCGAAGAGCGAGGAGTGGTACGACGAGGAGTTCGTCCCGACGATCGATCCGCTCACGCTAGTCGCCCTGCTGTTTACCGTCGTCGTGATGTTCGCCACACAGGGCGAGAACATCGTCGCCGCGCCCGCGGACGTGCTGCTGATCGCCGTCCCGCTGACGATCTACTTCGTCGTCATGTTCCTCGTGAGCTTCGGCATGGGTCGAGGCGTCGGCGCCGACTACTCGACGACGACGGCCATCGGCTTCACCGCGGCCTCGAACAACTTCGAACTCGCGATCGCCGTCGCCGTGGCGGTGTTCGGCGTCGGCTCCGGCGTCGCCTTCGCGACCGTCGTCGGCCCGCTCATCGAGGTCCCCGTGTTACTCGCGCTGGTCCACGTCGCGCTGTACTTCCAGCGGAAACTGGACTGGGGCGGCCGCGGCGCCGGCGAACCGACCGTATCGACTCGAGAGACGCCCACCGACGACTAA
- the pstC gene encoding phosphate ABC transporter permease subunit PstC, with amino-acid sequence MSDASATPDLQRSRGIEALKERSYGSFFVVCAVITVLTTIAIFVTLLSDATAFFSEYAIADFLTGTTWSPNPRGDGYIFGILPLVIGTITVTLMAALVALPIGTLTAIYLSEYASTRVRSVLKPMLEILAGIPTVVYGYFALVYITPVLKATLFPSLQTFNALSASLMIGIMIIPMVSSISEDAMSAVPDELRQAGYGLGATKYEVSTKVVLPAAVSGIASSYILAISRAIGETMIVVVAMGSQATFPEVYTGLGGIPYIHPGDVLLESGMTITVAMVNIAGGDLTGGTLPYDAMFALGLLLFVVTLVLNVISDWIAQRYREEY; translated from the coding sequence GTGAGTGACGCATCGGCAACGCCGGATCTCCAGCGGTCCCGGGGTATCGAGGCCCTCAAGGAGCGCTCCTACGGGAGTTTTTTCGTCGTCTGTGCGGTGATCACCGTCCTCACGACGATCGCGATCTTCGTGACGCTGCTTTCGGACGCGACCGCGTTCTTCTCGGAGTACGCGATCGCCGACTTCCTGACCGGGACCACGTGGAGTCCGAACCCGAGAGGCGACGGCTACATCTTCGGGATCCTTCCGCTGGTGATCGGAACGATTACCGTGACCCTCATGGCCGCGCTGGTCGCGCTGCCGATCGGGACGCTGACGGCGATTTACCTGAGCGAGTACGCGAGTACGCGCGTTCGATCGGTTCTCAAGCCGATGCTGGAGATCCTCGCCGGGATCCCCACGGTCGTCTACGGCTACTTCGCACTCGTGTACATCACGCCGGTGTTGAAGGCGACGCTGTTCCCGTCGCTGCAGACGTTCAACGCGCTCTCGGCGTCGCTGATGATCGGGATCATGATCATTCCGATGGTCTCGTCGATCAGCGAAGACGCCATGAGTGCGGTCCCGGACGAGCTCCGGCAGGCCGGCTACGGCCTCGGAGCCACCAAATACGAGGTCTCGACGAAGGTCGTTCTCCCGGCGGCGGTATCTGGGATCGCCTCCTCGTATATCCTCGCGATCTCGCGGGCGATCGGGGAGACCATGATCGTCGTCGTCGCGATGGGGTCACAGGCCACCTTCCCCGAGGTCTACACCGGTCTCGGCGGGATCCCCTACATCCACCCTGGGGACGTGCTCCTCGAGTCCGGAATGACGATCACCGTCGCGATGGTCAATATCGCCGGCGGGGACCTCACTGGGGGAACGCTGCCCTACGACGCGATGTTCGCGCTCGGACTGCTGTTGTTCGTCGTCACGCTCGTACTGAACGTGATCAGCGATTGGATCGCGCAACGATACCGGGAGGAATACTGA
- a CDS encoding low molecular weight phosphatase family protein, whose amino-acid sequence MTSTTDSTDTTRIALMCVRNAGRSQMATAFAEREREARGLEDRVEILTGGTDPADAVHDGVLEAMADAGFDLSDRAPREITAAELRSCDYVATMGCSTLDVGTVGEDVDVRDWALEDPGGKGPDRVREIRDEVERRVTALFDELEAE is encoded by the coding sequence ATGACATCCACCACCGATTCCACCGACACGACCCGTATCGCCCTCATGTGCGTCCGCAACGCCGGCCGCTCCCAGATGGCCACCGCCTTCGCCGAGCGCGAACGCGAGGCCCGCGGCCTCGAGGACCGCGTCGAGATTCTGACCGGCGGGACCGATCCCGCCGACGCGGTCCACGACGGCGTCCTCGAGGCGATGGCCGACGCCGGCTTCGACCTCTCCGATCGCGCGCCGCGGGAGATCACGGCGGCCGAGCTGCGATCCTGCGACTACGTCGCGACGATGGGCTGTTCGACGCTGGACGTCGGGACGGTCGGCGAGGACGTCGACGTCCGCGACTGGGCGCTCGAGGATCCCGGCGGGAAGGGGCCCGACCGGGTCCGCGAGATCCGCGACGAGGTCGAACGGCGGGTAACGGCGCTGTTCGACGAACTCGAGGCCGAATAG
- a CDS encoding PstS family phosphate ABC transporter substrate-binding protein — MADDKSGRSTQRVSRRKFIGAAGAVGAVAIAGCTEETSDEDKEIDIAGSSTVYPLMQAVSEKYKDEEDDSVGFNIKSTGSGGGFEEHFCVGETDFNNASRAMKDEEKSKCEENDVEWIELVAATDALTVVINNENDWATEMTVEELAQIWEADAAETWSDVNSDWPDEEIGRHGADDTSGTYDYFMENVMGEDRGHTDDYQATENDDNIVTGVQGDQYAIGYFGFSYYYQNPDQVTAVAIDDGDGPVEPSLDTAASGEYQPLSRSLYTYPSVGSLEDEDHVADFARFFVEQTTNESLVADDVGYVPLTEDQQSEQMDTLVEVIGEEDE; from the coding sequence ATGGCAGACGACAAGTCCGGCCGTTCGACGCAACGCGTTTCACGACGGAAATTCATCGGTGCCGCCGGCGCCGTCGGCGCCGTTGCGATCGCTGGGTGTACTGAAGAGACGAGCGACGAAGACAAGGAGATCGACATCGCGGGCTCGAGTACCGTCTACCCGCTGATGCAAGCGGTCAGCGAGAAGTACAAGGACGAAGAGGACGACAGCGTCGGATTCAACATCAAATCGACCGGTTCCGGCGGCGGTTTCGAGGAGCACTTCTGTGTCGGAGAGACCGATTTCAACAACGCGAGTCGGGCGATGAAGGACGAGGAGAAGTCGAAGTGCGAAGAAAACGACGTCGAGTGGATCGAACTGGTCGCCGCGACGGACGCGCTGACGGTCGTCATCAACAACGAGAACGACTGGGCGACCGAGATGACCGTCGAGGAGCTGGCCCAGATCTGGGAGGCCGACGCCGCCGAGACCTGGAGCGACGTCAACTCCGACTGGCCCGACGAGGAGATCGGTCGCCACGGCGCCGACGACACCAGCGGGACCTACGACTACTTCATGGAGAACGTCATGGGCGAGGATCGGGGCCACACGGACGACTACCAGGCGACCGAAAACGACGACAACATCGTCACTGGCGTCCAGGGCGACCAGTACGCCATCGGTTACTTCGGCTTCTCGTACTACTATCAGAACCCCGATCAGGTGACGGCCGTAGCGATCGACGACGGCGACGGCCCCGTCGAACCGAGCCTGGATACCGCGGCCTCCGGCGAGTACCAGCCGCTGTCGCGCTCGCTGTACACCTACCCCTCGGTCGGGTCCCTCGAGGACGAGGATCACGTCGCCGACTTCGCGCGCTTCTTCGTCGAACAGACGACCAACGAGAGCCTCGTCGCCGATGACGTCGGCTACGTGCCCCTCACCGAGGACCAGCAGTCCGAACAGATGGACACGCTCGTGGAAGTAATCGGCGAGGAAGACGAGTAA
- the pstA gene encoding phosphate ABC transporter permease PstA, producing MAVEHDQQTTGFGQVSRLKGLVFEYLSFGASVVGILALAVLLIYVTVDAFELNNASPEWLLTYVATLVVPYVGFCLYSANDREVTRRVALALGGGLIATPLIINGFELLVRPIPRLGWHLVYLFVVVIPVTCYSTYVGSQRPLGRVGFGFVGRLLGGTALGIAMILLFVVFDQYLWLLTYTFGLIPAAAALAYSRYRESDLAALLAYPIGAAGLGAAFYVRGLFDVYPTTWLIFVWTLAIPASGAVAAVVARDEDTRTGLVLGGVAFLLAVGGSFAAGQVGMESKNVLLVLLTTGIPTVAFGRRMVTAERERIGLLLPVLIVAGAVLGTVLVRTMGFPGPNSWLDPSFVTGSASSTPRKAGFYPPIVGSVMIIAFVALVSFVLGVGSAVFLEEYASDSGITGTITRVIQINIANLAAVPSVVYGLLGLGLFINLLGLGMGAIVTAVLTLSLLILPITIISAQEAIRSVPDDLRNGSYAMGATRWQTTKNVVLPEAFPGILTGTILALGRAIGETAPLIIIGVPHLTYSPPNGIWDQASAMPLQIYVWSHSAIGEFRYGVLAAGVVTLLFVLIGMNATAIILRNRFER from the coding sequence ATGGCTGTCGAACACGATCAACAGACGACCGGATTCGGCCAGGTGAGTCGGCTCAAGGGACTCGTCTTCGAATACCTCTCGTTCGGTGCGTCCGTCGTCGGCATCCTCGCGCTGGCGGTGTTGTTGATCTACGTCACCGTCGACGCGTTCGAACTCAACAACGCCAGCCCCGAGTGGCTGCTGACCTACGTCGCTACGCTGGTCGTCCCGTACGTCGGCTTCTGTCTCTACAGCGCGAACGACCGCGAGGTGACGCGACGCGTGGCGCTCGCGCTCGGCGGCGGACTGATCGCCACGCCGCTCATCATCAACGGGTTCGAACTGCTCGTGCGACCGATCCCGCGTCTCGGCTGGCACCTCGTCTATCTGTTCGTCGTCGTGATACCGGTTACGTGCTACAGCACCTACGTCGGCAGCCAACGACCCCTCGGCCGGGTCGGCTTCGGGTTCGTCGGCCGGCTCCTCGGGGGGACGGCCCTCGGAATCGCGATGATCCTCCTGTTCGTCGTCTTCGACCAGTACCTCTGGCTGTTGACGTACACTTTCGGGCTGATTCCGGCAGCCGCCGCGTTGGCGTACAGTCGGTACCGCGAATCGGATCTGGCGGCGCTGCTGGCCTATCCGATCGGTGCGGCCGGTCTCGGCGCCGCGTTCTACGTGCGCGGACTGTTCGACGTGTATCCGACCACGTGGTTGATCTTCGTCTGGACGCTGGCGATTCCGGCCTCCGGAGCCGTCGCCGCGGTCGTCGCCCGCGACGAGGATACCCGGACCGGCCTCGTCCTCGGCGGCGTCGCGTTCCTGTTGGCCGTCGGCGGGAGTTTCGCGGCCGGGCAAGTCGGTATGGAGTCGAAAAACGTACTGCTGGTCCTGCTGACGACCGGCATCCCGACGGTCGCGTTCGGCCGACGGATGGTCACCGCCGAGCGGGAGCGAATCGGACTGCTCCTGCCGGTGCTGATCGTCGCCGGCGCGGTCCTCGGTACCGTCCTCGTTAGGACGATGGGATTCCCGGGTCCGAACTCGTGGCTCGACCCGTCGTTCGTGACGGGAAGCGCCTCGTCGACGCCGCGGAAAGCAGGGTTCTACCCGCCGATCGTGGGCTCGGTCATGATCATCGCCTTCGTGGCGCTGGTCTCGTTCGTGCTCGGCGTCGGCTCCGCGGTGTTCCTCGAGGAGTACGCCAGCGACAGCGGGATCACCGGCACGATCACTCGCGTGATCCAGATTAACATCGCCAATCTGGCCGCCGTTCCGTCGGTCGTCTACGGACTGCTCGGGCTCGGGCTGTTCATCAATCTGCTCGGGCTCGGCATGGGGGCAATCGTCACCGCGGTGCTCACGCTGTCGCTGCTGATCCTGCCGATCACGATTATCTCGGCCCAAGAGGCGATCCGGTCCGTTCCGGACGATCTCCGCAACGGCTCATACGCGATGGGTGCGACTCGGTGGCAGACGACCAAAAACGTCGTCCTCCCCGAAGCGTTCCCGGGCATTCTGACGGGGACGATCCTCGCACTCGGCCGCGCGATCGGCGAAACGGCGCCGCTGATCATCATCGGCGTTCCTCACCTCACCTACTCCCCCCCGAACGGAATCTGGGACCAGGCGAGCGCCATGCCGCTGCAGATCTACGTCTGGTCGCATTCGGCGATCGGCGAGTTCCGGTACGGCGTCCTCGCCGCGGGGGTCGTCACGCTCCTGTTCGTGCTGATCGGGATGAACGCGACCGCGATCATCCTCCGGAACCGCTTCGAACGCTAA